Proteins encoded in a region of the Augochlora pura isolate Apur16 chromosome 4, APUR_v2.2.1, whole genome shotgun sequence genome:
- the LOC144469515 gene encoding uncharacterized protein LOC144469515 — MRFPRIPMESKVSFWISLIVPIVAMTNCVFAHESIGEITRTVRGNEGVRDNGDHEVNAGLRGAYKEHGVGDRYNRLSYKDGNTFGGVGSVHNSPGKLGGDDSDGYNHDFEHDYHHSHGYRSYHHHFDDDKDGDDGYHRYYRVHLGHDDGDKSDGNHGLDRDDHKNSGYHYNNEFEIHFGDSGKESGEQEYIDDSDHNGYGKHYEHSNKQSLNVDHNKGVDGRETDYHYGYTGRGGSYEKDYPSFRYRHDGRDHDRWAYRHGFVHGDR, encoded by the exons ATGCGATTTCCGCGAATACCGATGGAGTCCAAG GTCTCGTTTTGGATTTCGCTGATCGTGCCGATCGTCGCGATGACGAACTGCGTGTTTGCACACGAATCGATCGGTGAAATCACGAGGACAGTACGGGGGAACGAAGGCGTCCGTGATAACGGAGATCACGAAGTTAATGCGGGACTTCGGGGCGCGTACAAGGAGCACGGTGTCGGAGACAGATACAATCGTCTGAGTTACAAAGATGGTAACACGTTTG GAGGTGTAGGTTCCGTGCATAACTCGCCGGGAAAATTGGGTGGAGACGACTCCGATGGATATAATCATGATTTTGAGCATGATTACCATCATAGTCACGGTTATCGTAGTTACCACCATCATTTTGACGACGACAAAGACGGAGACGATGGTTATCACAGATACTACCGTGTTCATCTCGGACACGATGATGGAGACAAAAGCGACGGGAATCATGGACTGGATCGTGATGATCACAAGAACTCTGGTTATCATTACAACAATGAGttcgaaattcattttggAGATAGCGGGAAAGAGAGCGGCGAGCAAGAATACATTGACGACAGTGACCATAATGGATACGGCAAGCACTATGAACATAGTAATAAACAGAGTCTTAACGTTGATCATAATAAAGGTGTTGATGGCCGCGAAACCGATTATCATTACGGGTATACTGGAAGGGGTGGTAGTTACGAGAAAGATTATCCTAGTTTCCGTTACCGTCACGATGGACGAGATCATGATCGCTGGGCCTATCGTCACGGCTTTGTTCATGGTGATCGCTAA